Within the Rhizobium grahamii genome, the region ACGGCCCTTCCGGCAGTGGTTCCGTCGCTGGTGTCAGCGGATCGCCCTTGCGCGGATCATCGCCATAGATCCCTTTCTTCTCGTCCTTCGCAGTCTTTCCGATGTCCGCCAGGGACGAACCCTCCGACGGTGCGGCCCAGCCGTTTTCCACCAGCCATCGCGAAATGTCCTGCGCGCCGATCTTGCACGATGCGCTTGTTGTTCCGCTCCAGCTCGCGTTGTCGAGGTCGCAATGCACCGTGCGCAACCGCAGAAACAGCCGGAAATTGGTCTTCGCCAGCATGCCGCAAGGCCATTCTCCTCCGTCGGTGCCATTGCAGACCTTGTCTGAAGGTGTCGCTTCTATCCCCGCAAGCTGCAGACGACGGTCGCCGAAGCCGAGAATGCCGGCGCTCTCGGCAACGGGACGCGGTAGATCAACGCCGTTGTCCGCTTTCACTTTCGGCGTTTCCGGGATTGCCGCAGCCACGCGTTCCAACGGTTTTCCATCGACGCTGGCCGGGTAGAACTGGCTTGCGTCA harbors:
- a CDS encoding thermonuclease family protein, encoding MRPATILTSVAGIGIVVALIATGGQRLRTDTQQTAAADDEATSPPLMEAAPAPTTDPAASMNARPIDDASQFYPASVDGKPLERVAAAIPETPKVKADNGVDLPRPVAESAGILGFGDRRLQLAGIEATPSDKVCNGTDGGEWPCGMLAKTNFRLFLRLRTVHCDLDNASWSGTTSASCKIGAQDISRWLVENGWAAPSEGSSLADIGKTAKDEKKGIYGDDPRKGDPLTPATEPLPEGPSDPL